The following nucleotide sequence is from Andreesenia angusta.
AAACTCTGTGTTCCTGTCGTCTCTAATAGAGTTTATAAGCTCATTTGTGAACTTCTCCGAGGACACGTATACCACCTTGGACTTTGGGTTCTGAGAGAGAATATAATGTCCTATGGCGTGCATAAGGTGGGTCTTGCCTAGGCCGACGCCTCCGTATATAAAGAGGGGATTGTAGGCCATAGCAGGAGCTTCAGCTACAGCTAGAGATGCAGCATGTGCGAACCTGTTGCTGTTTCCAATTACAAAAGACTCAAAAGTATACTTAGGGTTTAGGTTTGGATTTTGAGAGACAGCGTAATCAGCTACATTAGGCTTTTCGCTCTCTGCGCTGTTGTCTATCTCACCGTCTTCGCCAGGACAAATAAGCCTTAGATTGTAGTCAAGGCCTGTAGTCTGGGAGATTGCATTTTTTAAAAGTATGAGGTACCTGTCCTCGATTATCTTCTTCGTGAACTCATTAGGTGTTCCAAGCACCACTTCTGATTCGTTTATTGTAAGAGGCTCCATAGTGTTGAACCAAGTGTTAAAACTGACATCGCTGAGCTCTGTCTTTATGAGTTCAAGAGAAGCTCTCCAGATATCATCTAAATTTGAATCCATAGTACACCTCCGTGGGAATATATTTATCAACATAGTTATTAACAAAAAATAAGCTTTAAAAACAAAAAAATATGAAAAAAATAGAATGTGGATATTTATGTAGAAAACTGTCTTTAAAAATTATATACTAAGATAATCAACAGATTTTAAAAAAAAGAAATGTGAATATTAATCGCTAAAACAACTTGAAATAGTCGAAAAATGAAAACCTCAGCGATAGTTATTCACAATATTGTCCACAACCTGTTGATAACTGTTGATATGTTGATAAAGTATCCACAACGAGTATTATATTATCAAAAACTGTGGAAAGTATCAATGTTTTATAAAAGATATCCACAGAATCAACAATTACGTAATCAACACGTAAGGATGAAAATGGTTTCAAAAGCGCATGATATGGGACTTTGGAGGAGCGTTCAAAAAAATATTTTATGGTGTATTTCCTTGACATAGAAGTAACTTGCTAATATAATCAAATAGTGGTACGTCTAGAATCGATTTAAGAAGAAACTAAGGTGTTTATATAGACACTTTGACATTGAAGGAGGTGTTAAGGATGAAAAGAACTTACCAACCAAAGAAAAGACAGAGAAGTAAAGAGCACGGTTTCAGAAAGAGAATGAAGAACAGATCAGGAAAAGCTGTGTTAAAGAGACGTAGATTAAAGGGAAGAAAGAAGCTATCTGCATAAGGCCGCACAAGTTTGTGGCCTTTTTATTCAATTTAAGGAGTAATTTTATGAAAAACAAAGAGGAGACACTTAGGAATAGCAGGGAGTTTAGGGTTGTCTATGATGGCGGGAAATCATTTGCCAACAAGTATCTAGTTCTTTTTTTCAAAGAGAACGGTCTTACATACAATAGAGTGGGCTTTGTAACTACGAAAAAACTCGGGAACAGTGTAACTAGAAATAAATTCAAGAGAAGACTTAAAGAAGCCTACAGAAAGCATAAGGACAGAGTGAAAAAGGGATACGACATAATCCTATTGTCAAGGGCTGGAGCTGGCGAGATAGACTACAGACAGATTGAGAGTGCTTTAAAGCACATAATGAAGATTTCTAGTCTTGCTGTGAAGGAGAGGTAAGTTTGAAGAGACTGCTTGTTCTTATTATAAGGATTTACCAGAAGTTCATATCACCGCTGACGCCGGATGCTTGCATATACTATCCAACCTGCTCAGAATACTCTCTTCAAGCCATAAACAAGTACGGTGCTTTTAAAGGAGGCTTTAAAAGCGTCAAGAGGATACTCAGGTGCCATCCTTTTGGAAAAGGGGGACACGATCCGCTACTATGAAAAGGAGGTTTTTAAGTGATAGATATAATTGCTAGACCGCTAGGGATGCTTCTTAAGTTTATGTACAATCTATGTGTAAGCATAGGACTGGACTTTGAGAGGCTTTCAGCATATTCGATGGCTATAATACTTGCAACTATAGTGTTTAAGCTTATACTACTTCCGCTTACTATAAAGCAGACAAAGTCAATGCAAGGCATGCAGGCCATACAGCCTAAGATGAAGGAGCTTCAGAAGAAATACAAGAATGACCCTCAAAAGCTAAACGAGGAGACTATGAAGCTGTACAAAGACAACAAGGTGAGTCCTTTTGGAGGATGTTTGCCACTTCTAGTACAGTTCCCAATACTTATAGGATACTTCAGGGTTATGCAGGACCCTGTGAAATACGTATTTGAATCTCAAGCGGCGTTTGACGCCATGGGTAAGGGCTTCTTATGGATAATCGATATAGCTCAAAAGCCTACGGCGATTATAAACGGAATGCCTAACGACTTTCAGATAGCTGGAGTGACAATTCCGATAATAGCCATAATATCGGCTATTACGACTTACTTCTACAGCAAGTACAGCATGCAGATGCAACCGACTACAGACGGGGCATCGGATCAGGCTCAGTCTACTCAGAAGATAATGCTCTATATAACTCCTGCAATGTTCCTTTACTTTGGATACAGCTATCCTGTAGGTTTTACTATTTACTGGACTGTCTCTAATATATTCCAGATAGTTCAGCAGTTAATTTTGAACAAGACGTTTAAGAAGGTCAAGGGGGAATCTAACTGATATGAAGTCTGTAATAAAATCAGCTAAAACTGTTGAAGAAGCTGTAGATATTGCATTGAAAGAGTTAGGACTTGAAAGAGAAGATGTAAGCATAGAGGTGCTAGAAGAGCCTTCAAAGAGGTTTTTCGGGCTTATGGGGACTACACCGGCCAAAGTAAAAGTGGTTGGAGACAAGGAGCTGGAGTACTTAGCAGAGTCATTTTTGAAAGAGCTGCTTGAGAAGATGAATATAGAGGGAAGTATCAAGGCATCTAAAAACAAGAACGAAATATTTGTAAAAGTAGATGGCATATCTAGCACAGACAAGGGAATTCTAATAGGGAAAAGAGGCAGCACGCTTGACTCTATACAGTACTTGCTGAGCTTGTCGCTAAACAAAAACAGAGACAAATATGTCAAAGTTACTCTTGATATAGAGGACTACAGGGAAAAGCGAGAGCAGACACTGGTCGAGCTTGCCAAGAAACTGGCCAACACTGTAAAGAAAAACAAGAAGACAATAAGGCTAGAGCCTATGAACCCATATGAGAGAAGGATAATCCACTCGGCGCTTCAAGGCGACAAGGGGATAGTGACTTATAGCGAAGGCGAAGAGCCATACAGAAGAGTTATAGTACAGCTTAAAAAAGAAAAGTAATATGCAGGGTGTCGAATATTCGGCACTCTTTTTATGTTTTTTTGCATTGTATAGTATATAATATTCTGAGAGTATAAAGAGAGAAGAGAAGGTGAAGAGATTTGGATATAGATACGATAGCGGCAGTAGCAACCCCTCCAGGAGAGGGTGGAATCGGGATAATAAGGCTTAGCGGCAAAAAATCTTTAGAGATAGCGGATGCTATCTTCAAAGGAGCGAGTGAAAAGCCCCTAAGTGGACTAGAGGAGAGAAGATTGAACTACGGGCATATAGTCAATCCAAAAGACAGGAGAGCTGTAGACGAGGTCATGGCCGTATACATGAAAGAGCCTAAGACATACACCAAAGAAGACGTGGTGGAGATACACTGCCATGGAGGAGCCATTTCAGTCAGAAGGATACTTGAGCTTGTGCTATTGGAAGGAGCCAGGCTTGCAGAGAAAGGCGAATTTACAAAGAGGGCGTTTCTAAACGGAAGGATAGACCTATCGCAGGCGGAAGCTGTAATAGACCTTATAAAGGCCAAGACAGATGCCAACTTCGACATGTCGCTAAACCAGTTAGAGGGAAGTATGACTTTGAAAGTAAGAGAGCTTCAGAACGAGCTGCTCTCTATGCTTGCCCATATAGAGGCGTCGATAGACTTCCCGGACCAGGATGTGGAGGAGATCACATCTGAGGAGCTGAAGAAGACTGCAAAACACGTATATGAAGAGATAGACAAGCTGATAGCCACCTCCAATACGGGACGGATTATAAAAGAGGGAGTAAAGACTGTGATACTGGGGAAACCCAACGTGGGAAAATCATCTCTTATGAACGCCCTCCTCAGAGAGAACAGAGCCATAGTTACGGACATTCCGGGCACAACTAGAGATATAATAGAGGAGTATGTAAACATAAACGGGATACCACTTAGGATAGTAGACACTGCTGGGATAAGAGAAACAGACGACCTAGTGGAGAAGATAGGTGTAGAAAGAGCCAAGGAGATGCTCAGAGACGCCGACCTTGCAATAGTGGTATTTGACTGCTCCAAGGAGCTAGAGCAGGAGGATATCGAGATAATATCGCTTGTGAAGGACAAGCCTGCAATAGTTCTATTCAACAAGACCGATCTAGACAGCAAGCTAAGAGAAGAAGACGTCTCCAACATGCTGAAAGACAAGTATATAATAACCACCTCTATGCTGGAGGGAAAGGGAATAGACAAGCTTGAAGAAAAGCTGAAAGAGATGTTTTTGAGCAGCGAAGTTGAAATAGGAGAGGATCCTATAGTCACAAATACAAGACAGAGGGACTTGCTTATAAAGGCCAAAGAAAATGTCCAGGACGCACTGGATGCACTCAATATGGAGATGCCTGTAGACTGTATAGAGGTCGACATAAAGGGCTGCTGGGAGAACCTGGGCTTTATAACTGGGGACTCTATTGGAGAAGATATAATAGACAAGATTTTCAAGAACTTCTGCATTGGAAAGTAGAAGGAACGGGAGGAAATATGAGCAGAGCAATAGAATTTTTTGCTGGGAAATATGACGTTATAGTAGTAGGAGCAGGGCATGCAGGCTGCGAAGCCGCAATAGCTTCGGCCAAGATGGGTAAAGAGACACTTATACTGACCATGAGCCTTGATGCCGTGGCGCTTCTCGCCTGCAACCCTTCTATAGGAGGGACTGGCAAGGGACATCTAGTAAAAGAGATAGACGCCCTAGGCGGAGAGATGGGAATAGCTATAGACGAAACTATGATACAGTCTAGAATGCTAAACACCTCGAAAGGGCCGGCTGTACATTCTCTCAGAGCCCAGGCCGACAAGTTCGAATACCAGAACAAGATGAAGTACAATCTGGAAGATCAAGATAATCTTGACTTGAGGCAAGGCGAGGTCACAGAGGTGCTGGTGGAAGACGGAAAAGTCAAGGGCGTGAAGACTAGGACAGGAGCTACCTACAGTGCGGATTCAGTGATAATAGCTACAGGAACTTACCTCAAGGGAAGGATATTTATAGGGGAGCTCAACTATGAGGGAGGTCCTAACGGGTTTTTCCCATCTACAGAGCTCTCAGACAGCTTGAGGCAAATCGGATTCGAGATGAGGAGGTTCAAGACGGGAACTCCTGCCAGGATACACAGCAAGTCTGTGGATTTCTCGAAGACAGAGCCTCAGCATGGAGACGAAGAGATAATCCCGTTCTCCTTTATGACAGACGAGCTGAACGTAGAGCAGATACCGTGCTATTTGACCTACACAAACGAGAAGACCCACCAGATAATACTGGACAATATAGGAAGATCCCCGATGTACGCTGGGGATATGGAGAGCGTCGGGCCTAGGTACTGCCCTTCGATAGAGGACAAGGTGGTCAGGTTTACCGACAAGAAGAGGCATCAGGTGTTTGTAGAGCCAGAGGGAAGGCATACTGCCGAGATGTATGTGCAGGGGATGTCTACAACACT
It contains:
- the rpmH gene encoding 50S ribosomal protein L34, which encodes MKRTYQPKKRQRSKEHGFRKRMKNRSGKAVLKRRRLKGRKKLSA
- the rnpA gene encoding ribonuclease P protein component, with the translated sequence MKNKEETLRNSREFRVVYDGGKSFANKYLVLFFKENGLTYNRVGFVTTKKLGNSVTRNKFKRRLKEAYRKHKDRVKKGYDIILLSRAGAGEIDYRQIESALKHIMKISSLAVKER
- the yidD gene encoding membrane protein insertion efficiency factor YidD; translation: MKRLLVLIIRIYQKFISPLTPDACIYYPTCSEYSLQAINKYGAFKGGFKSVKRILRCHPFGKGGHDPLL
- a CDS encoding YidC/Oxa1 family membrane protein insertase — its product is MIDIIARPLGMLLKFMYNLCVSIGLDFERLSAYSMAIILATIVFKLILLPLTIKQTKSMQGMQAIQPKMKELQKKYKNDPQKLNEETMKLYKDNKVSPFGGCLPLLVQFPILIGYFRVMQDPVKYVFESQAAFDAMGKGFLWIIDIAQKPTAIINGMPNDFQIAGVTIPIIAIISAITTYFYSKYSMQMQPTTDGASDQAQSTQKIMLYITPAMFLYFGYSYPVGFTIYWTVSNIFQIVQQLILNKTFKKVKGESN
- the jag gene encoding RNA-binding cell elongation regulator Jag/EloR — translated: MKSVIKSAKTVEEAVDIALKELGLEREDVSIEVLEEPSKRFFGLMGTTPAKVKVVGDKELEYLAESFLKELLEKMNIEGSIKASKNKNEIFVKVDGISSTDKGILIGKRGSTLDSIQYLLSLSLNKNRDKYVKVTLDIEDYREKREQTLVELAKKLANTVKKNKKTIRLEPMNPYERRIIHSALQGDKGIVTYSEGEEPYRRVIVQLKKEK
- the mnmE gene encoding tRNA uridine-5-carboxymethylaminomethyl(34) synthesis GTPase MnmE — protein: MDIDTIAAVATPPGEGGIGIIRLSGKKSLEIADAIFKGASEKPLSGLEERRLNYGHIVNPKDRRAVDEVMAVYMKEPKTYTKEDVVEIHCHGGAISVRRILELVLLEGARLAEKGEFTKRAFLNGRIDLSQAEAVIDLIKAKTDANFDMSLNQLEGSMTLKVRELQNELLSMLAHIEASIDFPDQDVEEITSEELKKTAKHVYEEIDKLIATSNTGRIIKEGVKTVILGKPNVGKSSLMNALLRENRAIVTDIPGTTRDIIEEYVNINGIPLRIVDTAGIRETDDLVEKIGVERAKEMLRDADLAIVVFDCSKELEQEDIEIISLVKDKPAIVLFNKTDLDSKLREEDVSNMLKDKYIITTSMLEGKGIDKLEEKLKEMFLSSEVEIGEDPIVTNTRQRDLLIKAKENVQDALDALNMEMPVDCIEVDIKGCWENLGFITGDSIGEDIIDKIFKNFCIGK
- the mnmG gene encoding tRNA uridine-5-carboxymethylaminomethyl(34) synthesis enzyme MnmG, with the translated sequence MSRAIEFFAGKYDVIVVGAGHAGCEAAIASAKMGKETLILTMSLDAVALLACNPSIGGTGKGHLVKEIDALGGEMGIAIDETMIQSRMLNTSKGPAVHSLRAQADKFEYQNKMKYNLEDQDNLDLRQGEVTEVLVEDGKVKGVKTRTGATYSADSVIIATGTYLKGRIFIGELNYEGGPNGFFPSTELSDSLRQIGFEMRRFKTGTPARIHSKSVDFSKTEPQHGDEEIIPFSFMTDELNVEQIPCYLTYTNEKTHQIILDNIGRSPMYAGDMESVGPRYCPSIEDKVVRFTDKKRHQVFVEPEGRHTAEMYVQGMSTTLPEDVLLEMMRSVEGLENVKIMRGAYAIEYDCIDPTQLKLSLESKAVENLFFAGQINGTSGYEEAASQGLVAGINSVLKLDGREPLILDRSEAYIGVLIDDLVTKGTEEPYRMMTSRSEYRLTLRQDNADLRLTEKGYSVGLASEERYRRYLEKKQSLEDELERLKNYKLTPNAEVNSYLESINTTPLKTPTSMYDFIKRPEITYDMLSGIDPERPELKKEVRMQVEIQIKYDGYIKKQTIQIDQFRKLEHKKLSEEIDYSEIKGLRLEARQKLNDIKPESVGQASRISGVSPADINVLLIYLEQQNRNRRDRKDD